The proteins below are encoded in one region of Bacteroides uniformis:
- a CDS encoding Fe-S cluster domain-containing protein, with amino-acid sequence MNVILIAVISLGVIALVSAAILYVASKKFAVYEDPRIAQVAEVLPQANCGGCGYPGCSGFADACVKAGSLDGKLCPVGGQPVMTKIAEILGLDAAAAEPMVAVVRCNGTCANRPRVNQYDGAKSCAIAASLYGGETGCSYGCLGCGDCVAACQFDAIHMNPETGLPEVDEEKCTACGACAKACPKSIIEIRPQGKKSRRIYVQCVNKDKGAVARKACTVACIGCGKCVKVCPFEAITLENNLAYIDPNKCKSCRKCEEACPQNTIIALNFPPRKPKADDAAPQVKVAAPKAEVETPKAEV; translated from the coding sequence ATGAATGTAATTCTGATTGCAGTGATTTCATTGGGAGTTATAGCGCTGGTATCGGCCGCTATTCTTTACGTGGCTTCCAAGAAATTCGCCGTGTATGAAGATCCGCGGATTGCCCAGGTAGCAGAGGTGCTTCCCCAGGCAAATTGCGGTGGATGTGGTTACCCCGGTTGTAGCGGATTTGCAGATGCTTGCGTAAAGGCAGGTTCGCTGGATGGTAAACTTTGTCCGGTGGGTGGACAGCCCGTCATGACAAAGATTGCCGAGATTCTGGGCTTGGATGCCGCTGCTGCCGAACCTATGGTTGCGGTGGTGAGATGTAATGGAACTTGTGCCAACCGTCCTCGTGTGAACCAATACGATGGCGCCAAGAGTTGTGCCATTGCGGCTTCTCTCTATGGTGGTGAAACGGGTTGTAGTTATGGCTGTCTGGGATGCGGCGACTGTGTGGCTGCCTGCCAGTTCGATGCTATCCACATGAATCCGGAGACCGGACTTCCCGAAGTGGATGAGGAAAAGTGTACGGCTTGTGGAGCTTGTGCCAAGGCTTGTCCGAAATCTATTATTGAAATCCGTCCTCAAGGCAAGAAATCACGTCGTATTTACGTACAGTGTGTAAACAAGGACAAGGGGGCCGTAGCACGCAAGGCTTGTACCGTGGCATGTATCGGTTGCGGCAAGTGTGTGAAGGTTTGTCCGTTCGAGGCTATCACGCTGGAAAACAATCTGGCTTACATTGACCCCAATAAGTGTAAATCCTGTCGCAAGTGCGAGGAAGCTTGTCCGCAAAACACAATCATTGCCCTCAACTTCCCGCCGCGCAAACCGAAGGCTGACGATGCAGCTCCCCAAGTAAAGGTTGCAGCTCCTAAAGCTGAGGTTGAGACTCCCAAAGCAGAGGTTTAG
- the rsxC gene encoding electron transport complex subunit RsxC: MLKTFSIGGVHPHENKLSAHQPIIKAEIPAKAAILLGQHIGAPAKPIVAKGDVVKVGTKIAEPGGFVSAAIHSSVSGKVAKIDTIVDASGYAKPAIFIDVEGDEWEESIDRSETLVKECSLTSEEIVKKIADAGIVGLGGACFPTQVKLCPPPAFKAECVIINAVECEPYLTADHQLMLEHAEEIMVGVSILMKAVKVNKAFIGIENNKPDAIQLMTKVASSYAGIEVVPLKVQYPQGGEKQLIDAVISRQVAAGALPISTGAVVQNVGTAFAVYQAVQKNKPLFERVITVTGKSLAKPSNFLARIGTPMKQLIEACGGLPEDTGKIIGGGPMMGKALVNTDVPTAKGSSGILIMNEKEAKRGEVQPCIRCAKCVGACPMGLEPYLLATVSAHGDFERVEKEDIMSCIECGSCQFTCPSNRPMLDYIRLGKGKVGAMIRARQAKK, encoded by the coding sequence ATGTTGAAGACATTTTCAATTGGTGGAGTCCATCCACACGAAAATAAACTTTCAGCACATCAGCCTATCATCAAGGCAGAGATTCCGGCCAAGGCCGCTATCTTGCTGGGACAGCACATCGGTGCTCCTGCCAAGCCTATCGTTGCCAAAGGTGATGTTGTGAAAGTGGGTACAAAGATTGCCGAGCCCGGCGGTTTTGTATCAGCAGCCATTCATTCGTCTGTCAGCGGGAAAGTCGCTAAGATTGACACGATTGTCGATGCCAGCGGTTACGCCAAGCCTGCTATATTCATTGACGTAGAAGGGGATGAATGGGAAGAATCCATTGACCGTTCCGAAACGTTGGTGAAGGAATGCAGTCTGACTTCCGAGGAAATCGTGAAGAAAATCGCCGACGCCGGTATCGTAGGTCTGGGCGGTGCATGCTTTCCTACGCAGGTCAAGTTGTGCCCTCCTCCTGCATTCAAGGCAGAGTGTGTCATCATCAACGCCGTAGAGTGCGAGCCGTATCTGACTGCCGACCATCAGCTGATGCTGGAACATGCGGAAGAAATTATGGTAGGTGTATCCATTCTGATGAAGGCGGTAAAGGTGAACAAGGCATTCATCGGCATTGAGAACAATAAGCCCGATGCCATCCAGCTGATGACGAAGGTTGCTTCCAGCTATGCAGGTATCGAGGTGGTACCCTTGAAGGTACAATATCCGCAGGGTGGTGAAAAGCAGTTGATTGATGCTGTCATCAGTCGCCAGGTTGCAGCCGGTGCGTTGCCTATCTCCACGGGAGCTGTGGTGCAGAATGTGGGTACCGCATTTGCCGTTTACCAGGCCGTACAGAAGAACAAACCTCTGTTTGAGCGTGTCATTACCGTGACTGGTAAGTCGTTGGCAAAGCCGTCCAATTTCCTGGCACGTATCGGTACGCCGATGAAGCAGCTGATTGAAGCTTGCGGCGGTCTGCCCGAAGATACGGGTAAGATTATCGGCGGTGGCCCGATGATGGGTAAAGCTCTGGTAAATACGGATGTACCGACAGCCAAAGGAAGCTCCGGTATTCTGATTATGAACGAGAAGGAAGCCAAGCGCGGCGAAGTACAGCCTTGTATCCGTTGTGCTAAGTGCGTGGGAGCCTGCCCGATGGGGTTGGAGCCGTATCTGCTGGCTACCGTTTCGGCCCACGGAGATTTTGAAAGAGTAGAGAAAGAAGACATTATGTCGTGTATAGAATGCGGTTCATGCCAGTTCACTTGTCCTTCCAACCGTCCGATGCTGGATTATATCCGCTTGGGTAAGGGTAAGGTAGGAGCGATGATCCGTGCACGTCAAGCTAAAAAATAA